The region AAAACTACACACTCCAAGTTTGAGGTCTGCAAGTGAGAAACCCGAGCCAGGCGTATTTAGTGATCTATTTATTTCTCTATCTCACCACCTGAACAAAAAAATAGTCTCATAAGGTATTGATAAATGGCCACAGGAATAATACCATTAGGTGGTTCCCAGAGAAACTCTGAGGAGACACAGGGCCGATGGATCAGGAACCAGGGTGGACTTCCTGGAGGAAGAGGTCTGAGTGAGGATGGCGAAAGCAGAGGAAGCGAGGTGGGTGGCTGGGGGCTGGAAGCAGCCTGCCATTCTAGTCGGGAAACAGTAGGAAACCAGAGAAGACGCTGTCAGAACCCTCTATGCCCACCATGCCATTGTAGTCGTTGACCGATAGCCACACCTCGTCGCCCCTCTGGAGCCGCAGGAGGACTCCTCCGGAGCTGACCTGCTTGCTGTTGAACATGTGGTCGCAGAAGCTGGCCACCCTGGCAAGGTTGAGGTTTAGGTGCACGCACAGGTTGGCCGTCTCCGATGCATAGTAGACGAAGTAGTAGAGGCCTGGCACTTCGCAGGTGAACTTCCCTGTGCTTGTGTCATAATGCCCCTGAGGGTTGGTGACCACAGAGTTGAACCTGACGAGGGCGTTGGCCTCTGGGTACTGGGCGGTCTGCCGGGTGACTGTGAATACCGACTGGTGCTTCTGTTTGTATCGGCCCTCCACACCTGGCTCCCCCGGAGGACCCCTGGGGCCTGGGTCCCCTGGCAACCCTGAGGTCCCCCTGGGGCCATTTTTCCCACGGTAGCCAGGCATACCAGGCTCGCCCTTCTGACCCTTGGGTCCTCGGGTCCCAGGGACGGCTGGGATTCCTggagagagagcagacaggaaggacACGATAGggcagaaggcaggaagagggacCCTGAGTGGGTCCGGCAATGACCTGTAGCCCATACTTTCCAGATAGCTCTGCCCAGGTGGAGGGgacaggacaggggaggggactCTGCTGTAAGTCCTGTGCTTGGTCTATCCCTGTCTCACTTTTGGAATCTGCGGTGGGAGGGTCGAATTTTGCCTctgcctgatgatctgagtttctccttcccctttaaGGACTCTACTTATTTTTTTGATATATAGCTCCAGtttcctcttccaggaagccctccTGGACCACCCCTGCCCGTCCCCTCTGTGTGAGAAATCCGTGAAGATTTGTCCTGTGACATTCTCAACAGCTTGTGGCCCTTTTACGCTCAGGCTAGATAGTCTGGAGTCAGAGCCTCCTCTCACTCAGGAGAGGTTCACTGAGGCAGGACAGTCACTGAGGTTTTGAGACTGCTACTGAGACCGTGTGTCAATGAAACCAAagctaaaacaaagagaaagaaacaagaagagaaggtGGGTTCAGGACCCAACAGATCTGTGTGACCTCAGGCTGTGTGACCACGGGCAGGTGGTTTCCTTCTATGGCTTGTTCTGAAGGCTGAGCACAGGTTAGGCACATGGGAAGCAGTATGCTGTGGTGTCAGGGGCTGGCGATGACTGAACAGGGCTATCTCAGCCTCCTCATGGGGACAGGGCAGGATAGTGACAGTGAGGGGCAGCAGAGCAACAGTCACTGTGTGGCTCTGAGCCAGTCAATTGCTTGATCTCTCTGGACCCCAGTTTTGACATTTGCAAAGTAGAAGCAAGTCATGGATCTAAGGGTTTATCAGCTCTGGGAGGTGAACCTGTGCAGAATGCTCAGAGCCAAGCCTGGTGGCCGGGGGACCTCAGAACGCTCCTCTGACAGCCTATGTACAGGCTCCCCTAAAGTGCAGCCCAGGGGGGCTCACTGGCTCCCCTCTAGTGAGTAATTCCTTCCAGGGTCGCAAGATTTCATTTGGTGGCTGGGAGGAAAGAGGCCAgtatggacatttttttttttagggcgcTTTCCATTAGCCCCCTGCCTCATCCCTCTGTCCCCATGGTCCCCACGAGTTCTGCTCAGGCCTACTTACCCTCCCTCATGCCCAGACTCCACTGATCTCCCAGGGAAAGCACCCACACTCAGGAAGGGCCACAACacctgccctccctctcctccctaacCCTAGCAGCCCATTCCTTTCCTTGGCCTGCTCTTCACACCAGGACACGTGTGAGAACACCCTGGGTGTGGTCCTGACCACCCTGCCCCTTGCATCCTGATTGACAGAGACCATCACACCTGCCAGGTGCTTAATTTTGTCATCTGTGTAAACGTGTTCACAGCTGTGACACCCTGAGAAACAGGGATTGCAGCACCCATTTCACAGACATGCAAACTGAGGCACtgtggggttaaaaaaaaaagttgtgtaaGCTGGTAAAGAGGGAGGTGGTGGACTTGGCTTGGCTTTGACCTTCCCATAGGTGCCCCGGCAGTGTGGGCCACCTTCCCTAAGCATCCATCTGCAGAATGAACAGGCTGTCACCTGCCTGCAGGGACAGAGGCTCCTCTTTATTCCCTTCTACAGGATAAGGCAAATGAGGGCAGCATGCTGCAAGGTCACCAGAGTCAGTCTGGAGGCTAAAGTCTGAACTCTGAGGACCTGCAGAAAGAGAAGGCTCTGCGCTTCCCGCCCCAAGGCCAGCCTCCATCCAGGCAAGCAGACTTACCTGGCTCTCCCTTGGGCCCCTGGAGTCCATCATGCCCGTCCTTCCCAGGGGCCCCCGGCATGCCTGGCATCCCTGGGATCCCATAGCAGCCAGCGCTGGCCTGGCTCCTGAGTGGTAGGGCcagaagaaacagcagcagcaggcaaaGTCCACATTGAGGCTGGCAACTGGGCCCAATGACCATCCTGAGGAGGGGCAGGGGTGAGATGGAGGAACTGGTACtgaactctccctccctctcctcattgCCCCGTCCCCTTCCGTAGCCCTTCACCCTGGGGAGTCCACATCCATCCacagatggttggatggatgatagacagataggtagTGGGTCTCTTCTAAGGCCCAAGCCTTAGAAAAGGCAAACAAAGACACCCCTAGTCCTATGGTTCAGGAAGGAACCTGAGGGGGAAAAGACAACTCACTCCCACTGCAGCAGGGTCCCAGCCTCACCTGAGGGTGTCGGGGACTTCAGGCCTAATCACAGAGACGTCCTGTTCTCCCAGACAGGAACATACTGTTTCAGAGCTGTGAGAGAAGAACCGcccagagcagggtggggggaggggggctctcccctcccccacggcACCCTAACCCCACATCCCCTTTCCAGAAATTTTCCCTGACTTGACACTTTCTTTTAGGTTCTGAGCCAGGCTGACCACAGTGATACCTCTATCCACCCCTTCCTTCCCCGGCCCTAGGTCATGTGTGACAAAATGAGGAAGTGTCTGCTGTCCCTTCATCCTGAGAacaccagggtgtgtgtgtgtgtgtgtgtgtgtgtgtgtgtgtgtgtgtgtagacctaAACCCAGGGTACAGCTGTCCCTAGGGGCAGGGTGACCATTCTATGGCATCCTCCGTGCTTGAGGATCAATGGCCTTCTATCTCCCTGAGATGAAGTTACAGCCCCTCTTCCAGAAGAAGAGACTGAGGCTTGCCCTAAGTCACACACTGAGCAGTTGCTGGGTGACCCCTGTGTTCAGCAGCTTTCCAGAAACAAGCCTCGCATGAAATTGTCAAGTGGTGGGCCTTATTCTAGAAACATCCATTTACCCATTCCAGTTGTCAGGTTCAGGGAAGGGTGCCAGGGTGAGCTTGCTTGGCATGGGTGCATCAGAGACAGAGCCTCTGCTTTTTCCTTCTTACTAGTCTCCCCCTAACCAGGAGATGCAGTCACTGCCCTGCAGACTGATCTTCCCCACTGGATGTGGGAATTCCAGAGACCTGATTGGCACTACCTCTTCTTTTGCTAGGCCTCCACCACCTTGATGGTTTTCCTACCCCCTTCATCCTGCCCCCACCTTGTCTCTGGTCCTGGAACTTGTGGTGGTCAGGCCAGgactcttcctgtttctttcctcaAGTGGAATTTATGGGATGAAGGCAGATTGGGGCAGTTGGGGTAGCCCAGCTTAATGCTCTCATTACCTGGAtttggggttgggtgggggtccTGTGTAGggcactggggagggagggagctacaTCTCAGCCAGGCTCTCGACACCCTGCATATGCTACATCCTGACCCACACTAGCAATTCAGGATACCTAGTTGAGCAGCCCACAGGGTCTTGCTCTTTCAGTCCTCCTGACTGTCCCTCCACTTGTAGCCCAGGATATGCTATGTGGCTAAGGTAAGGgtgagggactgggaggagccaggcgtggtgggcTCTGTATTGTGCGGTGGTAGTAATGAATCCCTCCCTCTTCGGTCTTGGGCACTTCTGTGCCTGGCCTAGCTCTTCCAGCAGGTGTCAGGCTCGGTCCGTGCTCAGCCTTCTCCACCACGCCCACCATTCTGCCCGGCTCAGCTTCCAGGCTCAGAGGAATTGCGGGTTTTCAGAGTGTCTGGAATGTAGGTTAAGGAAAGGTTCAACACTCTCCACTTCCGGGGTCAGGCATGACCCCACAAAGTGACAGGAGCCCTCCACTTTGGGGCCAAGCAGCCTGGCTTAGCTGTAGGTCCCCCACCTTCCAGCAGGGTGCCTTACTTCAGGGAGCCTCAGTGGCTGTTTTACACTCTGTTTTGCTATGGAAAGCCAGTACTTGGGGGGGAGGTCCCCAAAGTCAATGTCTTTCCCAGCCTGTGGAGGTGTGCATTCAggcattggggggtggggagctgaggGATCAAGAAGAAGCCAAGAAGGAACTCTGAGGATCATGTGGTGGCTTGGAGTTGAGGGGGTCTAATCTCCCTGGAGTGTCTCACCTCCTCCTGACCCCAGAGGCTCTCAGCTGCAGTCACAGGGCATGATGATGCGCGTCCAAATGTACCTGCAGGCCATGTCAGGGATGACTCTTAGACCAGGTGCACCAGCCAGTGAACAGGAGTGGGGAATAGTCCCCAACTCTGAGCTGAgagcagatgggggtgggggaggttagTGTGGGAGGAAACATAGGCTTTCGGATTCCTGTGCATGTGGAAATGTGCACATCCATTACAACTGTGcaggtctgtgtgtgcatgcatgcgtgagtgcatgcatgcgtgtatgtgtgtgcgcccATGTGCATGGATGCATGCGTGTGTTTGGAGAAGTGACTAGTGTGTACCTCCAAGGCTGTACATAGTGTTCTGAGAGGAAGTCCCTGAGCCCATGTTCTGGTGAGGAATGGGTGAGCCTCAGCCCAGGAACATGGGATCATTGTAAGTCTTAAGGGTAGTGTGTATGTGAGCAGGAGACAGTGTATATGTGATTGCCGtgaaactgtgtgtgtatatctccATGTGTGATTGTGTTTGAGACTGGGATTGTGGGAATGCACTTGAGTACCCAAGATCCTCAgttgtccccaccccacccccagggctgCTAAGCAGTCAGGTGACAGCAATCCACTCTCCATGTCTTCCCAGAAACCGCTCAGGAAATTCAGCTCTGGAAAAGACTGCTGGGTGTCCGAGAGCCACTTGTTTGCCCTCTCTGAGCTAGGCTGCAGAAGCACCTGTGTGATTTTGTCCAAGGATAactgggaagactgggaaggTATTGGTCAGCTAGCCTGATTTCAACCGCAGCTCCTTGCCTGAGGTACTGACCTGGGGCTTGATGCCCCCTGCTCCTCAGTCATCTGGGAAGTATGGTTGGAATTCTCACTTAGGAGCTTGCTCATCAAGACTGACCAACACAGAACAACAGACCCCGTCTCCAGCTTTCACGCCCTGGCCATGgcagcccctcccctctccaaaCTTCCATTACTGGCACCACTTAGCAGATTTGGAAACTGAGGTCATGTGGTGTGATCTGGCAGCTAGCAGGGGCTGGCATCTGGAGCTTGGTTGATATGCCCTCCGCAACCATTGTGTACAGTGCTAACACTGCTTTCCCTTAAGCAGTCAgcgatggcttttttttttttttttttttttttNNNNNNNNNNNNNNNNNNNNNNNNNctgtcctggaactcactttgtagaccaggctggcctcgaactcagaaattcacctgtctctgcctcccaagtgctgggattaaaggcgtgagccaccaccgcccagcagcgATGGCCAGTTTTATACCCCCTTCCTGCTCAATGCCCAGAACAGCCAGCCACTGCACGGAAAGTCACAGACACAGATGGGGGTCGTTTATTCCAGAAAGTGCTTAAAGAAACCACTGGGCAGTGTGCAGAGAAACATCAGTCCTCAGTGCCCTCCCTCCGAGACAGCCCTTCCCCCGGGGTGCTAAAGCCCCAGCCCCTTCACTTTgcagagtgtggaggagaggggTGCGGGGAGGGGTGCAGGGCGTGGGGGGGGCGTGGTCCATAACAGGGAGCGCAGGAGATGGCAGGATGCAGGGGCAGATCCCCAGCTCAGGCCGAGGGGAAAATGAGGAATCCGCTGAAGATGCTGTCGGCTTCAGTGCCCTGGTAAATGCGACCCTTTGCGGGGTCCTTCTCGATCCACACCTCATCCCCTCGTTGCAGCTGAAGCACGGTGCCCCCTGCTAACACCTGGAAGAGCCCCTTGTTGTTGGTGTTACAGAAACCCAGAGAACCCCTGGGCTGGCCCCGGGAGGAAGACTTGATAGACAGACAAAGGTCCCACTTGGAGATCACTTGGAAGTTGAAGTAATAGAAGCCTGGTACTGCACAGATGAAGCGACCCGTGTGGTTCTGGTATGGACTCTCCTCGTTGGTGAGGACCTTGTCAAAGATAACCACGTTGCCAATCGTCATTGGGTTCtgccgaatggctgagaaagcTGGCCGGGGCTGGTCCCTGATATTGCCTGGATTGCCTTTCACGCCCTTCAGTCCTTGGGGGCCGCTGTCCCCCAGGGGACCACTGGGACCTGGGAGCCCCACATTGCCAGGTTTGCCAGGGGGGCCAGATTCCCCTGGGTCTCCTTTAAAACCTCGGATACCAGTCCGGATGCCAGCAGCTCCTGTGTGCAAAGAGAGCAAGCAGATTGGTAGATGTGAAGTGGGGTGGGGCATCGTGGGTAAGAAGTCCAGAGCCTGCCTATCCTCACGAAAAAGCCTTTGCTTTGAAGAGACTGAGTCTGACTGGCCTGActggctgtgtggccttgggcaagcatgttaacctctctgagcctctacTTCAACTATAAAACCCAGAGAAGTAAATGCAGCCATGTGACAGACCCTGCATTTTTAGGAAACGTGAGGCTGGCTCTCTGGCTGCTCAGTTGAGTCCAGCCATGGGGCTGTCACCTCGCATGTCTCTAAATCACCAACTCCTTTTTCAGATTTAGGACCCTGTGGCACAACCGTGTGCAAATCAGCATGAGGGTCCTTTTGGCCTGCAGGAGACTGGGAGGGTCAGGATGACAGGCCAGGATGTCTTTTCTTCTGGCTCTGGTCATAACTCCTCCCCTCTCGTCCTCCTCAGGATCATGAGTTCTAACAGGGTAGAGTGGACAGAAGAGCAGGGACAAAGTAGAGGGCTGGAAGGACATGCAAGTGACTGTTGATACTGGCTGATCTTTCTCTACGCACCAGGCAGGGCTCTGCCTCGATTTTACGGAGGAGGAAATGGACTCTCAGAGGGCATCCGTAATTTGTTTGAGGTCAACCAACAAGGCAATGGCTCTTGACTCTAGACTCTTGGGCCTCTTTTTTAGACCATCCACATCCACTCTCTGTGCAGCCTAGTCtttggaggagaaaggggaaagaggaatgccaaagcaggaaagagaggctgGGGACAAGGTCCAAGAGAAGGCTAGGCCTTCAGGTCCCAGGGTGAACCGCTCACTGTAATGACTTCCTGGAACTCAAAGGCACCATCGCTTCTCAGGACCCCTAAGCCATTGCCTCGAGGATGGTGCGGGACCTGCGCCCCAGCCGGAGAGAACGCTTACCtggctcccctctctctcctttgagaCCCGGCCTCCCCGGGCGGCCAGGATTTCCTGGAGCACCATCCTTCCCGTTGGGTGCTCGGCAGACATCTTCAGCCACTGTCCATATCAGGGTCGTGGCCAGCACACAGGCCATCAGCCATCCCTGAGAGGTCTCCATGATGTccctacagagacacacagggacaCTGGGTATGCTGGACACTTGGGATCACATGTCTGTCCCACGATGACATGTTACATGTCCTACATGCAATGTTATGTGACCCAGTCTAACTAGCACTAACAATGACTTTGACCCTAACCCCTAGCCCTAGCTAGAACCCTGACCCTTCTTACTCTGCCCTTAACCCTAGCACCCACCCCCTACCCTAATCCTAACCTATAGGCCCTAGCTCTAGGCTTAatcctgaccctgaccctgacctgaCCCTAGCCCTAGCCCCAGCCCTAAACCCCACACTACCTTTTCCTCTGCACCTGTCCAGCATTTGCTCCTATATCCACACAGACCTCCCCGCTCTCTGGACACGCAGGCTCACACACTCCCACGGATGATGGATCTCATTGAACAAATATTTACCAAGTGTCAGCACTGTTTTAATTACAATCTCCGGCCCAGATGGCGAGCTATGCACACTCACAGGCTTTCACAAACATCTGCCTACTCTCCCGCAGCCTCAGCCCCTTTCCACATCCACATGAGGGCTGACTGTCCCTGCAAAGCCCTCTGCTGCTGGGTGCTGGCTCCCCCATGCACTTTCTGGCTTTCTGTGTTTCTGAGGCAGGGAGCATGGTTCT is a window of Mus caroli chromosome 4, CAROLI_EIJ_v1.1, whole genome shotgun sequence DNA encoding:
- the C1qc gene encoding complement C1q subcomponent subunit C, producing MVIGPSCQPQCGLCLLLLFLLALPLRSQASAGCYGIPGMPGMPGAPGKDGHDGLQGPKGEPGIPAVPGTRGPKGQKGEPGMPGYRGKNGPRGTSGLPGDPGPRGPPGEPGVEGRYKQKHQSVFTVTRQTAQYPEANALVRFNSVVTNPQGHYDTSTGKFTCEVPGLYYFVYYASETANLCVHLNLNLARVASFCDHMFNSKQVSSGGVLLRLQRGDEVWLSVNDYNGMVGIEGSDSVFSGFLLFPD
- the C1qa gene encoding complement C1q subcomponent subunit A codes for the protein METSQGWLMACVLATTLIWTVAEDVCRAPNGKDGAPGNPGRPGRPGLKGERGEPGAAGIRTGIRGFKGDPGESGPPGKPGNVGLPGPSGPLGDSGPQGLKGVKGNPGNIRDQPRPAFSAIRQNPMTIGNVVIFDKVLTNEESPYQNHTGRFICAVPGFYYFNFQVISKWDLCLSIKSSSRGQPRGSLGFCNTNNKGLFQVLAGGTVLQLQRGDEVWIEKDPAKGRIYQGTEADSIFSGFLIFPSA